The following coding sequences are from one Lolium rigidum isolate FL_2022 chromosome 6, APGP_CSIRO_Lrig_0.1, whole genome shotgun sequence window:
- the LOC124659652 gene encoding CSC1-like protein RXW8: MKFSALLTSAGINVGLCVLFLSLYSVLRKQPANIRVYFGRRVAEDHNPLREGFILERFVPSAGWIVKALRCTEEDLLAAAGLDAVAFNRMLVFSIRIFSLAALLCVFGILPLNYFGKNIHHLKIPSEELDIFTIGNVEVRSRWLWVHCLVLYIISGVACILLYLEYRHIARLRLLHLKRATPNPGQFTVLVRGIPKKTKESCSSDVDDFFTKYHASSYLFHQVVYKDGKVQKIMTGAKKACRKLKHFTDTTVDQSCKAITYRCCLCGASSNSFQLLPTDEVAQSSGKVDLNDSSLITDNEECAAAFVFFKTRYGALVASEVLQTSNPTKWVTDRAPEPNDVYWSNIWLPYKQLWIRRIATLLGSIVFLLLFLLPVTFIRGLSELEQLQQKLPFLNGLLTKPYMVQLVTGYLPSVILQIFLYTVPPIMMLFSTLEGPTSHSERKRSACCKVLYFLIWNIFFVNIVSGTVIKRLNFLSRPKDIPVELARVVPGQATFLITYVLTSGWASLSSELMQLFGLIWNFIRKYILRMKEDTEFVPSFPYHTEVPKVLLFGLLGFTCSVLAPLILPFLLVYFFLGYVVYRNQLLNVYRTRYDTGGLYWPIAHNTVIFSLVLTQIICLGVFGLKESPVAAGFTIPLIILTLLFNQYCRKRLLPLFKTFPAQDLIDMDREDEQSGRMEHIHHRLHTSYCQFPDTEDIQLEKIHIAGNGEDENCSSGESNSKETCEEQQPRRDLSHPTLKGLPVSRLQNAVRSITFLIRLQKRGLS, encoded by the exons ATGAAGTTCAGCGCACTCCTCACCTCTGCAGGCATCAATGTTGGACTTTGTGTGCTCTTTCTCTCGCTCTATTCTGTTCTCAGAAAGCAGCCAGCCAACATCAGGGTCTACTTCGGACGGAGGGTTGCTGAGGACCATAATCCGCTCCGAGAGGGTTTTATTTTGGAGAGGTTTGTTCCATCCGCTGGCTGGATCGTGAAAGCCCTGCGGTGTACCGAGGAAGACCTCTTGGCAGCTGCGGGGTTGGATGCTGTTGCTTTCAATCGAATGCTAGTATTCAG CATACGCATCTTTTCCCTAGCTGCCCTTCTGTGTGTGTTTGGAATCCTTCCACTGAATTATTTTGGAAAGAATATACATCATCTTAAGATTCCTTCAGAAGAATTGGATATCTTCACAATTGGGAATGTGGAAGTGCGATCAAGATG GCTTTGGGTTCATTGTTTAGTCCTCTACATAATATCTGGAGTAGCTTGCATTCTCCTATATCTT GAGTACAGGCACATTGCTAGGCTGAGGCTCCTTCACCTTAAACGTGCAACACCCAATCCAGGACAATTTACTGTGCTTGTTCGTGGAATaccaaagaaaacaaaagaatcCTGCAGTAGTGATGTTGATGATTTTTTCACGAAGTATCATGCATCAAGTTACCTATTCCATCAAGTTGTTTACAAAGATGGTAAAGTTCAGAAGATAATG ACTGGTGCAAAGAAAGCATGTAGAAAGTTGAAACATTTCACGGACACCACAGTAGATCAGAGCTGCAAAGCAATTACATACCGGTGTTGTCTTTGTGGAGCCTCTTCTAATTCGTTCCAGTTGTTGCCTACTGACGAAGTTGCACAGAGCAGTGGGAAAGTTGACCTGAATGATTCTAGCTTGATCACAGATAATGAG GAATGTGCAGCTGCTTTTGTATTTTTCAAAACTCGGTATGGAGCACTTGTTGCATCAGAAGTACTTCAGACATCAAACCCTACAAAGTGGGTTACCGATCGAGCTCCAGAACCAAATGATGTGTATTGGTCAAACATTTGGCTTCCCTATAAGCAGCTTTGGATTCGACGGATAGCTACGCTTCTAGGTTCTATCGTTTTTCTGCTCTTATTTCTGTTACCGGTGACATTTATACGAGGTCTATCTGAGCTAGAGCAGTTGCAGCAGAAGCTTCCTTTCCTTAATGGGTTATTGACGAA GCCATACATGGTCCAGCTAGTAACTGGATACCTTCCCAGTGTCATCCTGCAAATATTTCTGTACACCGTTCCGCCAATAATGATGTTATTTTCTACATTGGAGGGGCCTACATCTCACAGTGAAAGGAAGAGGAGTGCTTGTTGTAAAGTGCTGTACTTCTTGATTTGGAATATATTCTTTGTTAATATAGTATCTGGTACTGTCATAAAACGATTGAATTTTTTGTCAAGACCGAAAGACATCCCTGTTGAGCTCGCTAGAGTTGTACCTGGGCAG GCTACCTTCCTCATCACCTATGTTCTGACTTCAGGGTGGGCCAGTTTGTCATCTGAACTTATGCAACTCTTTGGTCTGATATGGAACTTTATAAGGAAATATATTCTGAGAATGAAAGAAGATACAGAGTTTGTGCCCTCATTTCCTTATCACACAGAAGTACCGAAGGTTTTGTTGTTTGGACTATTGGGCTTCACATGCTCTGTACTGGCACCTTTGATCTTACCTTTTCTGCTTGTATACTTCTTCCTTGGTTATGTTGTATACCGCAATCAG CTGCTGAATGTATACCGCACAAGATATGACACAGGTGGTCTGTACTGGCCAATTGCGCACAACACAGTGATCTTCTCTCTCGTCCTCACCCAGATCATCTGCCTCGGCGTATTTGGCCTCAAAGAATCACCAGTAGCTGCAGGCTTCACCATACCTCTTATCATCCTTACCCTTTTGTTCAATCAGTACTGCAGAAAACGACTTCTTCCGCTATTCAAAACTTTTCCCGCACAG GATCTAATCGACATGGACAGGGAAGATGAGCAGTCGGGAAGGATGGAACACATCCACCACCGACTCCATACCTCGTACTGCCAGTTCCCAGACACTGAAGATATACAACTGGAGAAAATTCATATTGCTGGAAATGGCGAGGATGAAAATTGTAGCTCAGGCGAGTCCAACAGCAAAGAAACCTGCGAGGAGCAGCAGCCCAGAAGGGACCTGTCTCACCCAACGCTGAAGGGACTCCCTGTAAGCCGTCTGCAGAATGCCGTGAGGTCCATCACATTCCTCATTAGGTTGCAGAAGAGGGGTCTATCGTGA